The Streptomyces sp. NBC_00510 genomic interval CCGGTGGTGTCGACGGCCGCCACCCGCGGGCTCGGTATGCGCACGGTGCCGTCCGGCGTCGCGGCGAGCGCGCCCGCCCCACCGAGCGTGACGACCACCGAGCGCGGGCCGAGGGCGAGCAGCCCCGCCGCCCACGCCTCGGGGGTCTCCCCGGCGTCCGGGCCCAGCAGGACACGGGCCTCGTGCTCGTTGACCACGAGCGGGTCGCAGCCGGCGAGCACCTCCCGGGGCAGTGCCGCGGGCGGCGAGGGGTTCAGTACGACCCGCGTCCCGGCCGCCGTGGCCGTCGCCACGGCGGCGGCCACGGACTCCAGGGGGATCTCCAGTTGCAGCGAGATCACCCGGGCGGCGGCCAGCAGCTCGCGCGCCCCGGTCACGTCCGCCGCGGTGAGCCGGGCGTTGGCGCCCGGCGACACCACGATGCTGTTGTCACCCGAGGGGTCCACGGTGATCAGCGCGACCCCCGTGGGGGTGTCGCCGCCGAGGACGCCGGTGGTGTCGACGCCGGCCGATCTCAGCGAGCCGGTGAGCAGCCGCCCGTGGGCGTCGTCGCCGACCCGCGCGAGGAGCGCCGTGCGCGCGCCCAGGCGGGCGGCGGCGACGGCCTGGTTGGCCCCCTTGCCACCCG includes:
- the rbsK gene encoding ribokinase encodes the protein MHGYDLLVVGSANADLVIHVDRRPAAGETVLGSDLATHPGGKGANQAVAAARLGARTALLARVGDDAHGRLLTGSLRSAGVDTTGVLGGDTPTGVALITVDPSGDNSIVVSPGANARLTAADVTGARELLAAARVISLQLEIPLESVAAAVATATAAGTRVVLNPSPPAALPREVLAGCDPLVVNEHEARVLLGPDAGETPEAWAAGLLALGPRSVVVTLGGAGALAATPDGTVRIPSPRVAAVDTTGAGDSFTGALAWRLGAGDDLVTAVRFAVRVGAAAVTKPGAQESFPTLEEVGQL